One genomic window of Cupriavidus malaysiensis includes the following:
- a CDS encoding fimbrial protein, which translates to MNKGKIKFIGVAILVLLSSYANAKCTVKTTDNKEVDYLVVTLPKFSPPPFDPNVKEGTVIFTSSGSSTGSGGRAYCDSTVGLVGYFGSTSAAPGKYNTYPTPVAGVGVRIRGGINKDDWWPQSTDGTGTDYGLAAGTEFTIELVKTGDITAAGVLSGEVGMTYIIPHEKQIRSIVTNGSINIVPKVPTCNVLTPKVDVDLGKATTSELKSVGATSSPKSFEVRLQCSGGNPGTTTQMYMTLTDSANPANQTDTLSLASGSKAKGFGIQILRGADDTLVSYGPDSAAADNPNQWKVGSFGNVNVTIPFKARYVRTSSTVVPGTANGTATFTMSYQ; encoded by the coding sequence ATGAACAAGGGGAAAATCAAATTCATCGGCGTCGCGATCCTGGTTCTTTTATCCAGCTATGCGAATGCGAAATGCACGGTCAAGACGACCGATAACAAAGAAGTGGATTATCTCGTCGTCACGCTGCCGAAATTCTCTCCGCCTCCATTTGATCCCAATGTCAAGGAGGGCACGGTGATCTTCACGTCGTCGGGGAGCTCGACCGGATCGGGCGGGAGGGCGTATTGCGATTCAACCGTTGGTCTCGTCGGGTATTTCGGTTCGACAAGCGCCGCTCCCGGAAAGTACAACACCTATCCCACGCCGGTTGCCGGAGTGGGGGTTCGCATCAGAGGGGGTATCAATAAGGATGATTGGTGGCCGCAATCGACTGACGGGACCGGTACTGACTATGGGCTGGCCGCAGGGACGGAATTTACCATTGAGCTTGTGAAGACCGGCGATATCACGGCAGCAGGCGTTTTGAGCGGGGAGGTCGGTATGACCTATATCATCCCGCATGAAAAGCAGATCCGCTCCATTGTGACGAATGGCTCGATCAATATCGTTCCGAAAGTTCCGACCTGCAATGTGTTGACCCCGAAAGTGGACGTTGATCTGGGGAAGGCAACAACCAGCGAGCTGAAAAGCGTCGGCGCAACGTCTTCACCAAAATCCTTCGAGGTGCGCCTCCAGTGCTCTGGTGGTAACCCAGGTACGACGACGCAGATGTACATGACGCTGACGGACTCGGCGAACCCCGCTAATCAAACCGATACGCTCTCGCTGGCGTCCGGTTCGAAAGCCAAAGGCTTCGGCATTCAGATCCTGCGTGGTGCTGATGACACGCTGGTCAGTTACGGTCCGGACTCTGCGGCGGCAGACAATCCCAATCAATGGAAGGTCGGCAGCTTCGGCAACGTCAACGTGACCATTCCTTTCAAGGCTCGCTACGTGCGGACTTCCTCCACCGTCGTGCCCGGCACGGCGAATGGCACCGCCACGTTCACCATGAGCTATCAATGA
- a CDS encoding fimbrial protein, protein MTTRILLFFIFSAFSLSSHAAEICWSVSGSPTISFPAQTVSSAEDAMAPGMAVSSGATNNSFSYSIFQINESLTCNDRSGVNGSIVIPETVKKSTVTYTQNGVEHAVWETSVPGIGVAMAARLSNTADWVPIKSAEQDIGSLSYPTSGIFYIGLQLRATLVFTGRVKSGSYSFTMSPVNYIKQKSTSKDLLTTTLGVKGNATVKAGSCKLTSGAKQTVSLPKVSAHSLNQQRGESAESSAPFSLGLQCDQGVKVYATMTDASNPVNTSDTLSLGKGSGAGGVGIKIYREKATTPVSYGPDSSAKGNTNQWYVDTAGANGAIGLSFVAKYVKTGKTVTPGSVEAQSTITFSYQ, encoded by the coding sequence ATGACAACAAGAATATTATTGTTTTTTATATTTTCTGCGTTTTCACTTTCCTCTCATGCGGCGGAGATCTGCTGGTCGGTGAGCGGTAGCCCGACCATATCATTTCCTGCGCAAACGGTTTCCAGTGCGGAGGATGCCATGGCCCCGGGGATGGCGGTGTCTTCCGGCGCCACTAACAATTCATTCAGCTACTCGATATTTCAGATCAATGAAAGCCTGACCTGCAATGATAGGTCGGGAGTCAATGGGTCGATCGTCATTCCTGAGACGGTTAAAAAATCCACTGTCACTTATACGCAGAATGGCGTGGAGCATGCCGTCTGGGAGACTAGCGTGCCGGGTATCGGGGTCGCCATGGCGGCCAGGTTGAGCAATACGGCTGATTGGGTCCCGATCAAATCCGCGGAGCAGGATATCGGCTCGCTGAGTTATCCAACGAGCGGGATTTTCTATATAGGTTTGCAGCTCAGGGCAACCTTGGTTTTCACGGGGCGGGTGAAGTCCGGGAGCTATAGCTTCACCATGAGTCCGGTGAATTATATCAAGCAGAAATCGACGTCAAAAGACCTTCTGACGACGACTTTGGGAGTGAAAGGGAACGCTACCGTCAAGGCCGGATCATGCAAGTTGACGAGCGGTGCGAAGCAGACCGTTTCGCTGCCAAAGGTGTCGGCTCACAGCCTGAATCAGCAGAGGGGCGAGTCGGCAGAGTCCTCTGCCCCGTTCTCGCTGGGATTGCAGTGCGATCAGGGCGTGAAGGTCTACGCAACGATGACGGACGCATCGAATCCCGTGAATACAAGCGACACGCTCAGTCTTGGCAAAGGTTCGGGAGCCGGCGGTGTCGGCATCAAGATCTATCGCGAGAAGGCAACGACGCCGGTCAGCTACGGGCCGGACTCCTCGGCGAAAGGGAATACCAACCAATGGTACGTCGATACGGCCGGGGCGAATGGGGCGATCGGGCTTTCCTTTGTGGCCAAGTATGTCAAGACCGGGAAAACCGTCACGCCGGGATCGGTTGAGGCACAAAGTACGATTACTTTCTCTTATCAGTAG
- a CDS encoding molecular chaperone, translated as MKRSHIAGLALAGSLGLASGASLAGITLDGTRVVLAAPSKEASVLVRNRAAADVMIQAWIDGADDKADVPFAITPTLGRLGAEKQQTLRILYYGQGLPTDRESVFWVNVQEIPQKPKDENTLQIALRQRIKLFYRPAGLPGDVAKAPAQLRWRLVPHDGKAQLEVSNPTAFHVSLAGVKLHSGGRDYEAAPEMVPPAGTRRFEVKGLPAGAANADAKVRFDTINDYGAIQSHEGATGN; from the coding sequence ATGAAACGCTCTCACATTGCTGGGCTGGCCCTGGCCGGCTCTCTGGGGCTGGCTTCGGGCGCGTCGCTCGCCGGCATCACGCTCGACGGTACCCGCGTCGTGCTGGCCGCGCCGAGCAAGGAGGCGTCGGTGCTGGTCCGTAACCGTGCGGCGGCGGACGTCATGATCCAGGCCTGGATCGACGGCGCCGACGACAAGGCGGACGTGCCGTTCGCCATCACGCCGACGCTTGGCCGCCTGGGTGCGGAGAAACAGCAGACGCTTCGCATTCTTTACTACGGCCAAGGGCTTCCCACCGACCGCGAATCGGTCTTCTGGGTCAACGTGCAGGAGATCCCGCAGAAGCCCAAGGACGAGAACACACTGCAGATCGCGCTGCGCCAGCGCATCAAGCTCTTCTACCGGCCTGCCGGCCTGCCCGGCGATGTGGCCAAGGCCCCCGCGCAACTGCGCTGGCGCCTGGTTCCGCACGATGGCAAGGCGCAGCTGGAGGTGAGCAATCCCACCGCATTCCACGTCTCGCTGGCCGGGGTCAAGCTGCACAGCGGCGGCCGTGACTACGAGGCCGCACCTGAAATGGTGCCGCCGGCCGGAACGCGCCGGTTCGAAGTGAAGGGCCTGCCGGCGGGCGCCGCCAACGCGGACGCCAAGGTTCGCTTCGACACCATCAACGACTACGGCGCCATCCAGTCGCACGAAGGCGCCACCGGCAACTGA
- a CDS encoding hybrid sensor histidine kinase/response regulator has product MENGRGSKVQKLAQSALRLNVGLLVILLLAFFFLSTAYWAIARVLWFEQAKAAFHFTRLVGTMQEYERFLLQFTRATEPESKPSSPGAPAGQPAELATLKTMPRGEVDIYEGQQFAFSPPFALSLPGGQWALASQAPQARERQLRLGVIADSVYSSFWSHSRFRAPQVLLFDLDSVAGMAVPSIDARPDLPVRARKGLLRVLDSAREQVRQDLPSPGVLKVHWQVDSGYFGGKEPELMAYLEDSVPDTLWWQPDAPRRVIVATVLELDALTEELGWRYTPSFDLLSPDGQALLGSRERVEKYGDGVHLAAGGLLIKCGSSARPGWQAVYFITYSELFRQQRWAIVALVTAFLTILGSGWALLRWYRRRVVAPASQAHYTLEESHAFNRAIIETAPVALCVLDQGGREVVIQNALAQAWLGGPDAMVSLVRDWHLIEAGRLVPGEACVVAGGLSLHARWAPAQYGGASVLLCAFHDISAHREALSALRGARAAADEANAAKSRFLATMSHEIRTPLYGVVSTLELLGLTPLDARQQGYLHTIRSSSDVLLQLISDILDVSKIEAGQMPLEAEAFDPQALTEEILRGYAARAQEKGLQFYACLDADVPQSVVGDGMRIRQVLANLVSNAIKFTGAGRVAVTLRREREADDGVVRLRWEVVDTGSGLSKAQQERLFEPFYQADNQADARRDGRGKDRPATPAPIGGTGLGLSICRRLSDLMGGTLEVVSVPGVGSQFAFTVPLAAVPRLPAQPDAAVAVAARPVCVRSPAPDLTASLCRWLVSLGWDAHALAADGVPEQAPGEGGADTGNALLLDVLPAWLAPLPWAGARVTARHDAALRPESVAGGWQVNLHSRAGILQALAAAAGLDPGLLPAAGGDDAATQRPPLGLRVLAAEDNPINRTLLKEQLEALGCTVTVAADGEAALRCAQTGQFDVVLTDVNMPVMDGYALTRALRARGASLPILGVTANAMRDEGERCLAAGMDAWMTKPISLLTLYERLHAAAKAAGAAVAAAGTVGGAAAVGAMESVAVADGADVADGADVADAAGAVADDALDVPAPLRQLFLSTMAEDLAATRAALAKGDAVLLRQLLHRMRGALSVARGADLVTACREQETALAEGRTLAGDAPLQALLDRIESAVGRVQGGARLC; this is encoded by the coding sequence ATGGAAAACGGTCGAGGTTCGAAAGTCCAGAAACTGGCGCAAAGCGCGCTGCGCCTGAACGTTGGCCTGCTGGTCATCCTCCTGCTTGCTTTTTTCTTCCTGAGTACCGCATATTGGGCCATCGCCCGCGTGCTCTGGTTCGAGCAGGCAAAGGCCGCCTTCCATTTCACACGGCTGGTCGGAACGATGCAGGAATACGAGCGATTCCTGCTGCAGTTCACCCGCGCGACCGAACCGGAGTCCAAGCCCTCGTCGCCCGGCGCGCCCGCCGGGCAGCCTGCGGAACTGGCCACGCTGAAGACGATGCCGCGCGGGGAGGTCGATATCTACGAGGGACAGCAGTTCGCTTTCTCCCCCCCGTTTGCCCTGTCCTTGCCCGGCGGCCAGTGGGCGCTGGCGTCGCAGGCGCCGCAAGCGCGCGAGCGCCAGCTCAGGCTGGGGGTGATAGCGGACAGCGTCTACAGCAGCTTCTGGAGCCATTCTCGCTTTCGGGCACCGCAGGTGCTGCTGTTCGACCTGGACAGCGTGGCAGGCATGGCCGTGCCGTCGATCGACGCCAGGCCGGACCTGCCGGTCAGGGCGCGCAAGGGCTTGCTGCGCGTTCTCGACAGCGCCCGCGAGCAGGTGCGCCAGGACCTTCCGTCGCCCGGTGTCCTGAAGGTGCATTGGCAAGTCGACTCCGGCTATTTCGGTGGCAAGGAGCCGGAATTGATGGCCTACCTGGAAGACAGCGTGCCGGACACGCTATGGTGGCAACCGGATGCGCCACGGCGGGTGATCGTTGCCACGGTGCTGGAACTGGATGCCCTGACCGAGGAATTGGGGTGGCGCTACACACCATCCTTCGACCTGCTGAGCCCGGATGGCCAGGCGCTGCTGGGTTCCCGGGAGCGGGTCGAGAAGTATGGCGATGGCGTCCACCTGGCGGCGGGCGGGCTGTTGATCAAGTGCGGCAGTAGTGCGCGCCCGGGCTGGCAGGCCGTCTACTTCATCACCTACAGCGAGCTTTTCCGCCAGCAGCGCTGGGCCATCGTGGCGCTGGTCACGGCATTCCTGACGATCCTCGGCTCCGGTTGGGCGCTGCTGCGCTGGTATCGCCGGCGCGTGGTGGCACCGGCCAGTCAAGCGCACTACACGCTGGAGGAGAGCCACGCCTTCAACCGCGCCATCATCGAGACCGCGCCTGTCGCGCTGTGCGTGCTGGACCAGGGCGGACGCGAGGTCGTCATCCAGAACGCGCTGGCCCAGGCATGGCTTGGCGGCCCGGACGCTATGGTGTCGCTGGTGCGCGACTGGCATCTGATCGAGGCCGGCCGGCTGGTGCCCGGCGAAGCCTGCGTGGTGGCCGGGGGCCTGTCGCTGCACGCGCGCTGGGCGCCGGCGCAGTATGGCGGCGCCAGCGTGCTGCTCTGCGCGTTCCACGACATCAGCGCTCACCGTGAGGCCCTGTCGGCGCTGCGCGGGGCACGCGCCGCGGCGGACGAGGCCAATGCGGCCAAGAGCCGTTTCCTGGCCACCATGAGCCATGAGATCCGCACGCCGCTGTACGGCGTGGTCAGCACGCTGGAACTGCTCGGCCTGACCCCGCTCGATGCACGCCAGCAGGGTTACTTGCACACCATCCGCAGTTCCTCCGATGTGTTGCTGCAACTAATCAGCGACATCCTCGACGTTTCCAAGATCGAAGCGGGCCAGATGCCGCTGGAAGCCGAGGCCTTCGACCCGCAGGCGCTGACCGAGGAGATCCTGCGCGGCTACGCGGCGCGGGCGCAGGAGAAGGGCCTGCAGTTCTACGCTTGCCTGGACGCCGACGTGCCGCAGTCGGTGGTCGGCGACGGCATGCGCATCCGGCAGGTCCTTGCCAATCTTGTCAGCAATGCCATCAAGTTCACCGGCGCGGGCCGCGTCGCCGTGACCCTGCGGCGCGAGCGGGAGGCAGACGACGGCGTGGTGCGCCTGCGCTGGGAAGTGGTCGATACCGGCAGCGGCTTGTCGAAGGCCCAGCAGGAGCGGTTGTTCGAGCCCTTCTATCAGGCTGACAACCAGGCCGATGCCCGCCGCGATGGCCGCGGCAAGGATCGGCCCGCCACCCCTGCCCCGATCGGCGGAACCGGGCTGGGCTTGTCGATCTGCCGCCGCCTGAGCGACCTGATGGGGGGCACGCTGGAGGTGGTCAGCGTGCCCGGCGTGGGGAGCCAGTTTGCCTTCACGGTGCCGCTGGCCGCCGTGCCGCGTTTGCCGGCGCAGCCGGACGCCGCCGTGGCCGTGGCAGCGCGGCCTGTCTGCGTGCGCTCGCCTGCGCCGGATCTGACCGCCAGCCTTTGCCGCTGGCTGGTCTCGCTCGGCTGGGACGCGCATGCGCTGGCGGCAGATGGCGTGCCGGAGCAAGCACCGGGCGAGGGCGGCGCGGACACCGGGAACGCGCTCTTGCTCGACGTGCTGCCGGCGTGGCTGGCGCCGCTGCCCTGGGCCGGAGCGCGCGTGACGGCGCGGCACGACGCGGCCTTGCGGCCCGAGTCCGTCGCGGGCGGCTGGCAAGTCAACCTGCATAGCCGCGCGGGCATCCTGCAGGCCCTGGCGGCAGCGGCCGGGCTGGACCCGGGCCTCCTTCCCGCGGCTGGCGGTGACGATGCCGCGACGCAGCGGCCGCCGCTGGGGCTGCGAGTGCTGGCGGCCGAGGACAACCCGATCAACCGGACCCTGCTGAAGGAGCAGCTCGAGGCACTCGGCTGCACGGTGACGGTGGCGGCCGACGGCGAGGCGGCACTGCGCTGCGCGCAGACGGGGCAATTCGACGTGGTGCTGACCGATGTCAATATGCCGGTGATGGATGGTTATGCGCTGACGCGCGCCCTGCGCGCGCGCGGTGCCTCGCTGCCCATCCTCGGCGTGACCGCCAACGCCATGCGCGACGAAGGCGAGCGCTGCCTGGCCGCCGGCATGGACGCGTGGATGACCAAGCCGATCAGCCTGCTGACGCTCTATGAGCGGCTGCACGCAGCGGCGAAGGCCGCTGGTGCGGCGGTGGCGGCAGCAGGGACAGTGGGGGGGGCAGCGGCAGTCGGGGCAATGGAGTCCGTTGCGGTGGCCGATGGGGCCGATGTGGCCGATGGGGCCGATGTGGCCGATGCGGCAGGAGCGGTAGCGGATGACGCCCTGGACGTGCCCGCCCCCTTGCGCCAGCTGTTCCTGTCCACCATGGCGGAGGACCTGGCCGCCACGCGGGCCGCGCTCGCCAAGGGCGATGCCGTGCTGTTGCGCCAGCTGCTGCATCGCATGCGCGGCGCACTGTCGGTAGCGCGTGGGGCTGACCTCGTGACTGCCTGCCGCGAGCAAGAAACGGCCTTGGCCGAGGGGCGCACGCTGGCCGGCGATGCGCCGCTGCAGGCCTTGCTCGACAGGATAGAGTCCGCCGTCGGTCGGGTGCAGGGCGGCGCACGCCTGTGCTAA
- a CDS encoding fimbria/pilus outer membrane usher protein: MVIVRKEVIRQSSELGNVAQISVPWLVMLGLVLPSAGHAVEFNESFLRKGDGPVALHYFEKGNAVLPGSYDVDVYLNQSLTRRHTVQFNPDAEGLVRPAIPLGLLRAIGVDVAKLAKEGRIPAGTDDNAAVDLSALADGAAVDFEANTLSLFLSIPQAYVLRTARGYVDPSLWDDGVPALYTDYQATYSRNDGNGQHSDYYYLGLRSGFNIGGWRFRNESSLSGSSETGSRFSSNRTYVERNFASLRGKASAGELYTPGDIFESVRFLGGQIGTDLAMLPDGEMGFAPTVRGIAESNAVVEVRQNGYVIYSTAVPPGAFEINDIYPSGSNGDLEIRITEADGRVRRFTQPYSYLPVMVRHGSLRYALAGGQYRGEGSSRPKFLQGTMVYGVSEDWTAYGGIQASQDYAAANLGVGVNTRIGGVSLDVTHSRSRTPNGTRQGQSVRFLYSKTVNPTNTTFTMVGYRYSTDGYRTFSQHVDETDRPDGQGFRRQKSRVDVNISQPLSSGSLYLGVGDTSYWSGDGRSRRVQLGYSSSYKDISYSLSVSHTRDSGLAARPETQFSVSLSIPLGKVGRTHRAYANAVSSVRGDYNLQSGVTGYLNDANTVNYGVQAGYSRDGGGSGGVSLGWDTPTAKLSGNASQNRFGSHVDASASGSVVLHGGGVTLGQPLGETFAVVEVPKVAGVSMSNSPSVRTDRSGYAVVPYLQPYRVNWLNVDPSSTGVETEITENSKMVVPTRGAVVKTRFEAETGRRVQFELSLDQAGKVPFGAHAYDAKGRPLGMVDNQSRLLVFGIQDKGSIDVRWGDEQCTIGYALKPQNKALMYERQVASCVRGAMVTTVK; encoded by the coding sequence ATGGTCATCGTCAGGAAGGAAGTCATCAGGCAGTCCAGTGAACTCGGCAACGTCGCGCAGATCAGCGTGCCTTGGCTGGTTATGCTCGGGCTGGTGCTGCCCTCCGCGGGCCATGCCGTGGAATTCAACGAGTCCTTCCTGCGCAAGGGTGATGGACCGGTCGCGCTGCACTATTTCGAGAAGGGCAACGCGGTGCTGCCCGGCAGCTACGACGTCGACGTCTACCTGAACCAGTCGCTGACCCGGCGCCACACCGTGCAGTTCAATCCGGATGCCGAAGGCCTGGTCCGGCCCGCCATCCCGCTCGGGCTGCTGCGCGCGATCGGTGTCGACGTGGCCAAGCTGGCGAAGGAGGGTCGCATCCCCGCTGGCACCGATGACAACGCTGCCGTTGACCTGTCCGCGCTGGCGGACGGCGCGGCGGTGGATTTCGAGGCGAACACGCTCTCGCTTTTCCTGAGCATTCCGCAGGCCTATGTGCTGCGCACCGCGCGCGGCTACGTGGATCCGTCGCTGTGGGATGACGGCGTGCCGGCCCTCTACACGGATTACCAGGCCACCTACAGCCGCAATGACGGCAACGGCCAGCACAGCGACTACTATTACCTCGGCCTGCGCAGCGGCTTCAATATCGGCGGCTGGCGCTTCCGCAACGAATCCTCGTTGTCGGGCTCCTCCGAGACGGGCAGCCGCTTCTCCAGCAACCGCACCTACGTGGAGCGGAATTTCGCCAGCCTGCGCGGCAAGGCGTCGGCGGGCGAACTGTACACGCCGGGCGACATCTTCGAGAGCGTGCGCTTCCTGGGCGGGCAGATCGGCACCGACCTGGCCATGCTGCCAGACGGCGAGATGGGCTTCGCACCGACCGTGCGCGGCATCGCCGAGAGCAATGCCGTGGTCGAGGTGCGCCAGAACGGCTACGTCATCTATTCGACGGCGGTGCCGCCCGGCGCGTTCGAGATCAATGACATCTATCCGAGCGGCTCCAACGGCGACCTCGAGATCCGTATCACCGAGGCCGACGGACGCGTGCGCCGCTTTACGCAGCCGTACTCTTACCTGCCGGTGATGGTGCGCCACGGCAGCCTGCGCTATGCGCTGGCCGGCGGCCAGTACCGCGGCGAAGGTTCGTCGCGCCCGAAGTTCCTGCAGGGCACCATGGTCTACGGCGTGTCCGAAGACTGGACGGCCTATGGCGGCATCCAGGCGTCGCAAGACTACGCGGCGGCCAACCTCGGCGTGGGCGTGAACACCCGTATCGGCGGTGTGTCGCTGGACGTGACGCACAGCCGCTCGCGCACGCCCAACGGCACCCGGCAGGGGCAGAGCGTCCGCTTCCTGTATTCGAAGACGGTCAATCCCACCAACACCACCTTCACCATGGTGGGCTACCGCTATTCCACGGACGGCTACCGTACCTTCAGCCAGCACGTGGACGAGACCGACCGCCCCGACGGGCAGGGCTTCCGCCGGCAGAAGAGCCGGGTGGACGTCAATATCAGCCAGCCGCTGTCGAGCGGCTCGCTGTACCTCGGCGTGGGCGACACCAGCTACTGGAGCGGCGACGGCCGCAGCCGGCGCGTGCAGCTCGGCTACAGCAGCAGCTACAAGGACATCAGCTACAGCCTGTCGGTGTCGCATACGCGGGACTCGGGCCTGGCCGCCCGGCCCGAAACGCAGTTCAGTGTGTCGCTCAGCATTCCGCTGGGCAAGGTGGGGCGAACGCATCGGGCCTACGCCAACGCGGTGTCGTCGGTGCGCGGCGACTACAACCTGCAGTCCGGCGTGACGGGCTATCTGAACGATGCCAATACCGTCAACTATGGCGTGCAGGCCGGCTACAGCCGCGACGGCGGCGGTTCGGGCGGCGTCAGCCTGGGCTGGGATACGCCCACGGCCAAGCTGAGCGGCAACGCCAGCCAGAACCGCTTCGGCAGCCACGTCGATGCGAGCGCCTCGGGCTCCGTGGTGTTGCACGGCGGCGGCGTGACACTGGGCCAGCCGCTGGGCGAGACCTTTGCCGTGGTCGAGGTGCCGAAGGTGGCCGGCGTGTCGATGAGCAATTCGCCGTCGGTCCGCACCGACCGCAGCGGCTATGCCGTGGTGCCCTATCTGCAGCCCTATCGCGTGAACTGGCTCAACGTCGATCCGTCCAGCACCGGCGTCGAGACCGAGATCACCGAGAACTCCAAGATGGTGGTGCCCACCCGCGGCGCCGTGGTCAAGACGCGCTTCGAGGCCGAGACGGGCCGCCGCGTGCAGTTCGAGCTGAGCCTGGACCAGGCCGGCAAGGTGCCGTTCGGCGCCCACGCCTATGACGCCAAGGGCAGGCCGCTCGGCATGGTGGACAACCAGTCGCGCCTGCTGGTGTTCGGTATCCAGGACAAGGGCAGCATCGACGTGCGCTGGGGCGACGAGCAATGCACGATCGGCTACGCGCTGAAGCCGCAGAACAAGGCGCTGATGTATGAGCGGCAGGTGGCGAGCTGTGTGCGCGGCGCGATGGTCACCACCGTCAAGTGA
- a CDS encoding response regulator transcription factor, giving the protein MSRIIVVDDHPLIHLAVRLMLEKEGHEIVAECDSGTACIQAVREHQPDLLILDLSIPKMDGFAVIAHLKSAGLRVKVLILTSSDSRNFAMRCLQAGAAGFVCKDDNLDELVGAVRAVLSGYTYFPEDALIALQENAKAASEEQVQVAALTDRELSVLRLLARGLGNQEIARDLLISHKTVSTYRVRLMQKLNVSNLVALVELAKRNGVA; this is encoded by the coding sequence ATGAGCCGAATCATCGTCGTCGATGATCACCCGCTGATCCATCTTGCCGTGCGCCTGATGCTGGAGAAGGAAGGCCACGAGATCGTCGCCGAATGCGACAGCGGCACGGCTTGCATCCAGGCGGTGCGCGAGCACCAGCCCGATCTGCTCATCCTGGACTTGTCCATCCCCAAGATGGACGGCTTCGCCGTGATCGCTCACCTGAAGTCCGCGGGCCTGCGCGTCAAGGTTCTGATCCTGACCTCGAGCGATTCGCGCAATTTCGCCATGCGCTGCCTGCAGGCCGGCGCCGCCGGCTTCGTCTGCAAGGACGACAACCTGGACGAACTGGTGGGCGCCGTGCGGGCCGTGCTGTCCGGCTATACCTATTTCCCCGAGGACGCGCTGATCGCCTTGCAGGAGAACGCCAAGGCGGCCAGCGAGGAACAGGTGCAGGTGGCCGCGCTGACCGACCGCGAGCTGTCGGTGCTGCGGCTGCTGGCGCGCGGCTTGGGCAACCAGGAGATTGCCAGGGACCTGCTGATCAGCCACAAGACGGTGAGCACCTACCGGGTGCGGCTGATGCAGAAGCTCAACGTATCGAACCTGGTCGCGCTGGTGGAGCTGGCCAAGCGCAACGGCGTGGCCTGA
- a CDS encoding fimbrial protein has product MSKQIRMALIAAAATAATFGASSAMAADGTINFTGSIIAASCSLVGGSGTNVGGSQGNQIIDVKLGKVTTDSLGGTAGGNIIAGTAINLDLNCDNSAQGLNTVKVRFDPVSGSGIDKHNNKLLAITGPATGVGIGLYNGKNELLDLSGNSVIEGELAKDGDKYTAKLALRAGYVKNGDAIGPGEANGTLPFTLTYE; this is encoded by the coding sequence ATGTCCAAGCAGATCCGCATGGCCCTCATCGCCGCCGCCGCCACCGCCGCCACCTTCGGCGCCAGCTCGGCCATGGCCGCCGACGGCACCATCAACTTCACCGGCAGCATCATCGCCGCCTCTTGCAGCCTCGTCGGCGGCAGCGGCACCAACGTGGGTGGCAGCCAGGGCAATCAGATCATCGACGTCAAGCTCGGCAAGGTCACCACTGACTCGCTGGGTGGCACCGCGGGCGGCAACATCATCGCCGGCACCGCGATCAACCTCGACCTGAACTGCGACAACTCCGCCCAAGGCCTGAACACGGTCAAGGTCCGCTTCGACCCGGTCTCCGGCTCGGGTATCGACAAGCACAACAACAAGCTGCTCGCCATCACCGGCCCGGCCACCGGCGTGGGCATCGGCTTGTACAACGGCAAGAACGAGCTGCTGGACCTGAGCGGCAACAGCGTGATCGAGGGTGAGCTGGCCAAGGACGGCGACAAGTACACGGCAAAGCTGGCCCTGCGCGCGGGCTACGTGAAGAACGGCGACGCCATCGGCCCCGGCGAGGCCAACGGCACGCTGCCCTTCACGCTGACCTACGAGTAA
- a CDS encoding HigA family addiction module antitoxin — protein MRMHNPPHPGEILHDLWLEPLDLTITRAAEALGVARKTLSEIVNGKSAVSPEMAVRLEIAFGKSAESWLAHQAAYDLWLVEQRRGELHVHPLKHAA, from the coding sequence ATGCGTATGCACAACCCGCCGCATCCCGGCGAAATCCTTCACGATCTGTGGCTCGAACCGCTCGACCTGACCATCACGCGCGCAGCGGAGGCACTGGGAGTGGCCCGCAAGACGCTGTCGGAAATCGTCAACGGCAAATCCGCAGTCAGCCCGGAAATGGCCGTGCGCCTGGAAATCGCGTTCGGCAAGAGCGCCGAATCCTGGCTCGCGCACCAAGCCGCCTATGACCTCTGGCTCGTCGAGCAAAGGCGTGGTGAGTTGCACGTCCATCCGCTGAAGCACGCGGCCTGA